A section of the Chryseobacterium scophthalmum genome encodes:
- a CDS encoding T9SS type A sorting domain-containing protein, which yields MSKILLFFLNIIAFIPLNAQSFEYSRTWGTYIGPVGATSWTESATKTMLFDSQNNIHLTGTAMGYPNNYPSSYYDQFRVGNGGQGFKINPSIMNTTNTVAAKINPSGNVQAYEYYNYLLDNDGYKKKLKYIDHNNNYYYEYAAFINNLPIAPTQNAWLQNSNHPQLGTVLAKHSPNGTLLWATYLPVGNQTYIYGLLTNISIAEDESGNIYLAGSSDIKQNIATPGTFQDTYQLLYNQTTEILNGYIVKLNSNGEKIWGTYFPSQIYNLKYYNNSVYIVGGQEPTGNQYNIASTNAFQSVPANFNLQKFNAENGTRLWGTYYGHSDGSSRISSIDVNETGVYVMGDAQSNTATQGYFGTQGTHQTTNAGSYDLFLSKFNYSGERIWSTYFGGTGLDQSYSCMQPLALNGNDIYITGWTYGLGNNLATPETYKSSPTLNTNLATNQFFVKFNSNGQRIWASYYGDSSLGYNLPINIAVNNSSLYLYGETLATTGYSTPNSWQPQIIDPNNQKKNVAFVAKFDLKNLSTSENNKPEKLTLYDNPNNGNFSLKGNILEKETCTIKLYDMTGKFIHSQILEKNKSQNIYLKEKLIRGTYMVQVNDSKNNNLANIKMIVKN from the coding sequence ATGTCAAAAATTTTACTCTTTTTTCTCAATATTATTGCATTTATCCCACTTAATGCTCAAAGTTTTGAATATTCAAGAACCTGGGGAACATATATAGGTCCTGTAGGAGCTACATCCTGGACGGAAAGTGCAACGAAAACAATGCTATTTGACAGCCAGAATAACATCCATCTTACCGGTACAGCAATGGGATATCCCAACAACTACCCTTCTTCTTATTATGATCAGTTCAGAGTTGGAAATGGTGGTCAGGGTTTTAAGATAAACCCATCAATAATGAATACAACCAATACTGTTGCAGCAAAAATAAATCCGTCTGGTAATGTACAAGCTTATGAATATTACAATTATTTATTAGACAATGACGGCTATAAGAAAAAACTAAAATATATTGACCATAACAATAATTACTATTATGAATATGCTGCATTTATAAATAATTTACCCATTGCACCGACACAAAATGCCTGGCTGCAAAATTCCAATCATCCACAATTAGGTACAGTTTTAGCCAAACATTCCCCAAATGGCACTTTGCTTTGGGCAACTTATCTACCTGTAGGTAATCAAACTTATATTTATGGTCTTTTGACTAACATAAGTATTGCTGAAGACGAATCGGGAAATATTTATCTTGCAGGCTCCAGTGATATTAAACAAAACATTGCAACTCCGGGTACATTTCAAGACACTTATCAACTCTTATACAATCAAACAACTGAAATTCTTAACGGATACATTGTAAAACTAAACTCCAATGGTGAGAAAATCTGGGGTACTTATTTCCCTAGCCAAATTTATAACTTAAAATACTACAACAATTCAGTATATATTGTAGGAGGACAAGAACCAACAGGTAATCAATACAACATTGCATCTACAAATGCATTTCAATCGGTTCCTGCCAATTTTAACCTTCAAAAATTCAATGCAGAAAACGGCACAAGACTTTGGGGCACTTATTATGGGCATTCTGACGGATCCAGCAGAATTAGCAGCATAGACGTTAACGAAACCGGAGTTTATGTAATGGGAGATGCACAATCGAATACCGCTACACAAGGCTACTTTGGAACTCAGGGAACACACCAAACAACGAATGCTGGAAGCTATGATTTATTTCTTAGTAAATTTAATTATTCCGGAGAACGCATCTGGAGTACTTATTTTGGGGGTACCGGTTTAGACCAGTCCTACTCTTGTATGCAACCGCTCGCTTTAAACGGAAATGACATTTATATTACGGGCTGGACATACGGACTTGGAAATAATCTGGCAACACCAGAAACCTACAAATCATCACCAACATTAAATACAAATTTGGCTACCAATCAATTTTTTGTAAAATTCAATAGTAACGGACAAAGAATCTGGGCTTCTTATTATGGAGATTCAAGTCTTGGCTATAATCTTCCTATAAACATCGCTGTTAATAATTCATCTTTATATTTATATGGAGAAACACTTGCAACCACGGGTTATTCAACTCCAAACAGTTGGCAACCACAAATCATAGACCCAAACAACCAAAAAAAGAATGTCGCTTTTGTTGCAAAATTTGACCTTAAGAATCTTTCTACATCTGAGAATAATAAACCTGAGAAACTGACGCTTTATGATAACCCAAACAATGGTAACTTTTCATTAAAAGGCAATATATTGGAAAAAGAAACCTGCACCATTAAACTCTATGACATGACCGGAAAATTTATACACTCTCAAATATTAGAAAAAAACAAGTCACAAAACATCTATTTAAAAGAAAAACTTATAAGAGGTACTTATATGGTACAAGTGAACGATAGCAAGAATAACAATCTAGCCAATATTAAAATGATTGTGAAAAATTAA
- a CDS encoding carbonic anhydrase family protein has translation MKAHTSETQSTITPEKALNFLKEGNQRFVNNLKANRDLLEQVNATREGQWPFAVVLSCIDSRTSAELIFDQGLGDVFSIRIAGNFVNQDILGSMEFGCNVAGSKLVVVLGHTKCGALKGGLDAAKIEGMGMDNLNHLIGHFDPIINTIIQDGEERSSANADLLERLNQHNVKNAIDEIRKQSSTLKRLEDDGKIKIVGANYDVETGVVTWL, from the coding sequence ATGAAAGCACATACATCAGAAACTCAGTCTACGATTACTCCTGAAAAAGCATTAAACTTTTTAAAGGAAGGGAACCAAAGATTCGTCAATAACTTAAAGGCAAACAGAGATCTTTTGGAGCAGGTAAATGCTACGCGTGAAGGACAGTGGCCTTTTGCAGTGGTTTTAAGCTGTATCGACAGCCGTACTTCTGCAGAATTAATCTTTGATCAAGGACTAGGTGATGTTTTCAGTATCAGAATAGCAGGTAACTTTGTCAATCAGGATATTTTAGGATCTATGGAATTTGGCTGTAACGTAGCGGGTTCTAAACTGGTTGTTGTTTTAGGCCACACAAAATGCGGAGCTTTAAAAGGCGGACTTGATGCTGCTAAAATCGAGGGAATGGGAATGGATAATCTTAACCATTTAATCGGTCATTTCGATCCAATCATTAATACAATCATTCAAGATGGTGAAGAGCGTTCTTCTGCCAATGCAGATCTTCTTGAAAGACTGAATCAGCACAACGTAAAAAATGCGATTGACGAGATTCGCAAGCAAAGTTCTACTTTAAAAAGACTTGAAGACGATGGTAAAATTAAAATAGTCGGAGCTAACTATGACGTTGAAACCGGCGTTGTAACTTGGTTATAA
- a CDS encoding SulP family inorganic anion transporter: MKKSNSLFGGIKENFPSGLVVFLVALPLCLGIALASGAPPLSGIIAGIVGGLVVGALSNSNISVSGPAAGLTAIVLTAITDLGAFELFLCAGIIAGLIQLVLGFIRAGSISNYFPNNVIEGMLAAIGIIIIIKQIPHALGFDNDYEGNETLFSNGINFNYFSELMGAIHPGAVIVTLVSVGLLLAWDQIPALKRMKMLPGALVAVAVGILLNEAFKMSGSSLAIGTEHLVSLPVPQSLDDFKNLVILPDFNGFTNPKVWIVGATIAIVASIETLLCIEASDRLDVQRRITDTNLELKAQGIGNLISSFIGGLPMTSVVVRSSANANAGATSKVSAMIHGVLLLVCVLTIPFILNLIPLSTLAAVLLLVGYKLAKPATFKHFWHLGKFQFIPFVATVVAIVATDLLKGVGIGLAISVFYILQGNMKRAYYLSREKLIDADGITIKLAEEVSFLNKAAIKKTLKNIKSNSTVTIDARGTSYIATDVLEMIQDFANIRAKEEDINVELLGFKTSYRDYETDEDSHIVITHRRAM, from the coding sequence ATGAAAAAATCAAATTCATTATTTGGAGGAATTAAGGAGAATTTCCCTTCAGGCCTCGTTGTATTTTTAGTAGCTCTTCCTCTATGTTTAGGGATTGCTTTAGCATCTGGCGCACCGCCATTATCTGGTATTATTGCAGGTATTGTAGGAGGTTTAGTCGTTGGAGCACTCAGCAATTCAAATATTTCGGTTTCAGGACCTGCTGCAGGTCTTACTGCAATCGTATTAACTGCAATTACAGATCTTGGAGCTTTCGAACTATTCCTTTGCGCCGGTATTATCGCTGGTCTTATACAGTTAGTTTTAGGCTTCATCAGAGCAGGTAGTATTTCCAATTATTTTCCAAATAATGTGATTGAGGGAATGCTTGCTGCCATCGGAATTATTATCATTATCAAGCAAATTCCGCATGCATTAGGTTTTGATAACGATTATGAAGGAAATGAAACATTATTTTCCAACGGAATCAATTTCAACTATTTCAGTGAATTAATGGGTGCAATACATCCGGGAGCGGTTATTGTTACGCTGGTTTCTGTAGGATTACTTTTAGCTTGGGATCAAATTCCTGCTTTAAAAAGAATGAAAATGTTGCCGGGCGCATTAGTTGCCGTAGCTGTTGGAATTTTACTTAACGAAGCATTTAAAATGTCGGGAAGTTCTTTGGCAATCGGTACAGAGCATTTGGTTTCTTTACCTGTTCCTCAAAGTCTTGATGATTTTAAAAACCTGGTAATACTTCCAGATTTTAACGGTTTCACAAATCCTAAAGTATGGATTGTAGGAGCAACAATCGCTATTGTAGCATCTATTGAAACGCTACTTTGTATTGAAGCTTCAGACCGATTAGATGTTCAGAGAAGAATTACCGACACCAATTTAGAACTAAAAGCTCAGGGAATCGGAAACCTTATCAGTTCATTTATCGGTGGATTGCCTATGACATCTGTAGTGGTAAGAAGTTCAGCAAATGCTAATGCAGGAGCTACTTCGAAGGTTTCAGCAATGATTCACGGAGTTTTACTATTGGTTTGTGTATTGACTATTCCTTTTATTTTAAATTTGATTCCTTTATCTACTCTTGCAGCAGTTTTACTTTTGGTAGGATATAAATTGGCAAAACCAGCTACATTCAAACATTTCTGGCATCTAGGAAAGTTCCAGTTTATTCCGTTTGTAGCGACTGTAGTTGCTATTGTAGCGACTGATTTGCTGAAAGGGGTAGGAATTGGTTTGGCAATCTCGGTTTTCTATATTTTGCAGGGAAATATGAAGCGTGCTTATTATTTAAGCCGAGAAAAACTGATCGATGCAGACGGTATTACGATAAAATTGGCAGAAGAGGTATCTTTCCTGAATAAAGCTGCTATTAAAAAGACATTAAAAAACATAAAATCAAACTCTACGGTAACGATTGATGCGAGAGGAACATCATATATCGCAACAGATGTACTGGAAATGATTCAGGATTTTGCCAACATCAGAGCGAAAGAAGAAGACATTAATGTGGAACTATTAGGCTTCAAAACTTCGTACAGAGACTACGAAACCGATGAAGACTCTCACATCGTCATTACCCACAGAAGAGCAATGTAA
- the pth gene encoding aminoacyl-tRNA hydrolase codes for MKYLIVGLGNKGPEYENTRHNIGFKVAEKIAETLEASFNTTNFGWMAEGKYKGRKVLVLKPDTYMNLSGNAVKYWMQKENIPLENVMIVTDDLALPFGTLRMKMKGSDAGHNGLKNIQEVLQTQNYARLRFGISAEFSEGRQVDYVLGTWNEEEREKLPERIEKFSKACLSFVFAGINNTMSAFNGK; via the coding sequence ATGAAATATTTAATTGTCGGTCTTGGAAATAAAGGCCCGGAATATGAAAACACACGTCATAATATAGGTTTTAAAGTTGCTGAAAAAATTGCTGAAACTTTAGAAGCGTCATTCAATACGACCAATTTTGGTTGGATGGCAGAAGGGAAATATAAAGGAAGAAAAGTATTGGTTTTAAAACCAGATACCTATATGAATCTTTCCGGGAACGCTGTAAAATACTGGATGCAGAAAGAAAATATTCCTTTAGAAAATGTCATGATTGTTACCGATGATCTGGCTTTGCCTTTCGGTACATTAAGAATGAAAATGAAAGGTTCTGATGCAGGTCATAATGGTTTGAAAAACATTCAGGAGGTATTGCAAACTCAGAATTATGCAAGACTTCGTTTCGGTATTTCTGCCGAATTTTCTGAAGGGAGACAGGTTGATTATGTTTTAGGAACGTGGAATGAAGAAGAACGTGAAAAACTTCCCGAAAGAATAGAAAAGTTTTCAAAAGCTTGTCTGTCTTTTGTTTTTGCAGGAATTAATAATACAATGTCTGCTTTTAATGGAAAATAA
- a CDS encoding T9SS type A sorting domain-containing protein, which yields MLKKLSFIGLLLAYFSGNAQSNFEFQRTWGTYFGPVGGRSWSATFQGKQLFFDSQNNIYTKGLIVPIASYGTSYYQQFSMGGGQNFYLGNNYSYTNVTSKFNSSGNMLSYEYNQFHYGLPGSYTKELMYIDQQNNKYFQYQHNSNTPPITISAGAWMTTNSQYLLAKYDANDNLMWSTYMPSLGRVITDPSGNVYISGTTYSAQDVGTPGVFQENYQDITVNGSPYPNGFLVKLNPNGQRIWGTYYPGYASIIHYHNNALYIGIGQEPSSNQISLTTPNAFQTTKSHFALLKMNANNGTREWGTYYGYPTGFSSIRKFEVNETGIYILGDETFLNNSTTNSPNYYGTAGSHQPQLSGESDLFLTKFSHTGERLWSTYVGGNGREIAQSSQQPLAVSGDNIYICGLIWGVSNNIATPNVYQQNPGQNLNTSTNRFFSKFNSDGILQWSSYYGGTSQSGNEPINIAINNNSLYLYGETTSTTGFSTPGSWQPQYVDPNPSAVAEKNVTFLAKFDVKNLDTQELTKISEIKLYNNPNNGNFTISGDLFKKEEYKLIIFDLSGKLIHREDLGKTANGEHHFSLENKLTTGNYMVNITSQSGNLIRNFKMSVKK from the coding sequence ATGCTAAAAAAACTATCCTTTATTGGGCTTCTCCTTGCCTATTTTTCAGGAAACGCACAAAGCAATTTTGAATTCCAAAGAACCTGGGGAACATACTTTGGACCCGTCGGTGGAAGATCATGGTCTGCAACATTTCAAGGCAAGCAACTTTTTTTTGATTCTCAAAACAATATTTATACTAAAGGTTTAATTGTTCCTATCGCAAGCTATGGAACATCATATTACCAACAGTTCAGTATGGGAGGTGGCCAAAATTTCTATCTTGGCAACAATTATTCTTATACAAATGTCACTTCAAAATTTAACAGTTCGGGAAATATGCTTTCGTATGAATACAATCAATTTCATTACGGTCTTCCCGGAAGCTACACTAAAGAATTGATGTATATTGATCAACAAAACAATAAATATTTTCAATATCAGCATAATTCAAATACTCCACCAATTACAATAAGCGCAGGAGCTTGGATGACCACAAATTCTCAGTACCTCTTAGCCAAATACGATGCCAACGATAATCTAATGTGGTCAACTTATATGCCTTCATTAGGAAGAGTAATAACCGATCCTTCAGGAAATGTATATATTTCTGGAACTACATACAGCGCACAAGATGTGGGTACACCCGGTGTTTTTCAAGAAAACTACCAAGACATTACAGTCAACGGAAGTCCTTATCCAAACGGTTTTTTAGTAAAATTAAATCCAAACGGGCAAAGAATATGGGGAACTTATTATCCGGGTTACGCTTCAATTATTCATTATCATAACAATGCTTTATATATTGGCATTGGTCAGGAACCTTCATCAAATCAAATTTCATTAACAACACCGAATGCTTTCCAGACTACAAAATCTCATTTTGCCCTTTTAAAAATGAATGCCAATAATGGCACCAGAGAATGGGGAACTTACTATGGTTATCCTACAGGGTTTAGTTCTATCAGAAAATTTGAAGTAAACGAAACTGGTATTTATATATTAGGAGACGAAACTTTCCTCAACAACAGCACTACAAACAGTCCTAATTATTATGGAACAGCCGGAAGTCACCAACCACAATTATCAGGCGAATCTGATCTTTTCTTAACAAAATTTAGTCATACTGGTGAAAGACTTTGGAGCACTTATGTAGGTGGCAACGGCAGAGAAATTGCCCAGTCATCTCAACAGCCTCTCGCAGTTTCGGGTGATAACATTTACATTTGCGGTCTTATTTGGGGAGTCAGCAACAATATTGCTACCCCAAATGTCTATCAACAAAATCCCGGACAAAACCTAAACACATCAACCAACCGCTTTTTTTCAAAATTCAATTCAGACGGAATTTTACAATGGTCATCTTACTACGGTGGAACCAGCCAAAGTGGGAACGAGCCTATTAATATCGCTATAAACAATAACTCTCTTTATCTTTATGGTGAAACCACTTCTACCACAGGATTTTCAACTCCGGGAAGTTGGCAGCCTCAATATGTAGATCCCAATCCGTCTGCAGTAGCTGAAAAGAATGTGACTTTCTTAGCAAAATTTGATGTTAAGAATCTGGACACTCAAGAATTAACAAAGATTTCTGAAATAAAACTATACAACAATCCGAACAATGGTAATTTTACAATAAGTGGCGACTTATTTAAAAAAGAAGAATATAAACTAATCATTTTTGATCTTTCCGGAAAGCTGATACACAGAGAGGACCTCGGCAAAACAGCCAATGGTGAACATCATTTTTCTCTTGAAAATAAACTTACTACAGGAAATTACATGGTAAATATTACTTCACAATCAGGTAACTTAATTAGAAATTTCAAAATGTCTGTTAAAAAATAA
- the mfd gene encoding transcription-repair coupling factor, producing the protein MQLKNISEKFLPDLLKNEFGKEIFSQIDTQPHLSVRGSAGSSASVFAAELFLTHKKTVLFLSDDKEEALYINSEMEDLLGKESVLYFPATHMEPYQVEKTQNANLVLRTEVLNKINSEKSPKVIVAYVGALSEKVLKKEDFKAISHNIKTGDQLDFDFVDELLNHYQFQQTDFVSEPGEFSVRGGIVDVFSYSNEKPYRITFFGNEVENIKTFDIETQLSIDKVEGFQLVSNMNFSVSGTRVSFLEILPKESFVISKNGIVGLQKLRTFYEKSLVKYEDLNKDIAHRTPQELFISDEEFLFDYKKFKTVDFSSVGIESIKSQEIKINQTAQPSFHKNFQLLIEDLQEKKEEGFDIWISFSTEKQKERLVSIFDELGHQLAFKSFKSELHEGFVDPDHKILVYTDHQIFDRYQRYKAKNTFAKSEQLTLKDLMSLKVGDFIAHIDHGIGKFMGLVKVNNDGKIQECFKLTYKNGDLLYVSIHSLHKISKYNGPDGKEIVLSKLGSPAWKSLKQKTKARVKQIAFDLIKLYAERKTAKGFQYSPDSYLQNELEASFAYEDTPDQEKATLDVKKDMEDEGVMDRLICGDVGFGKTEVAIRAAFKAATDGKQVAILVPTTILAFQHYRSFKERLKDFPVTISYLNRFRTAKQKSETLQGLDDGKVDIVIGTHQLAADKVKFKNLGLLIIDEEHKFGVSVKDKLKTMKTNVDTLTLTATPIPRTLQFSLMAARDLSVIKTPPPNRQPVDTNIIGFSEEIIRDAVSYELQRDGQVYFINNRIENLKDIAGLIQRLVPDARVITAHGQMEGKQMEQNVLDFMDGKYDVLVATTIIESGVDVPNANTIFINDAQRFGMADLHQMRGRVGRSNRKAFCYLITPPFDMMTSDARKRLEAIEQFSDLGSGFQIAMKDLEIRGAGDLLGGEQSGFINEMGFETYQKMMQEALEELKDDENFENIFENEEDRNKLFKSVKEVNIDTDLELMLPDFYVSSTEERLLLYQKLAEIDNEKDLQKFESELKDRFGNLPSEAVNLLKSVALKWLAAEIGFEKIVMKNGIFLGYFPSNPQDKFYQTDKFRHIISYLTQNPAQAQLKEKAGKDGNNLMMRKDKVKNVDEVNILLKSILGI; encoded by the coding sequence ATGCAGTTAAAAAATATCAGCGAAAAATTCCTTCCCGATTTGCTTAAAAATGAATTTGGAAAAGAAATTTTCTCACAAATTGATACCCAGCCGCATCTTTCTGTAAGAGGAAGTGCAGGTTCTTCAGCTTCGGTTTTTGCAGCCGAGCTCTTCCTTACTCACAAAAAGACGGTTCTTTTTCTTTCAGATGACAAAGAAGAAGCATTATACATTAACAGTGAAATGGAAGATTTGCTGGGAAAAGAAAGTGTACTTTATTTTCCGGCAACTCATATGGAGCCTTATCAGGTCGAGAAAACTCAGAATGCCAATTTGGTATTGAGAACTGAGGTTTTAAATAAAATAAATTCAGAAAAATCTCCAAAAGTTATTGTGGCTTACGTGGGAGCTTTGTCTGAAAAAGTTTTGAAGAAAGAAGATTTTAAGGCGATTTCTCATAACATTAAAACAGGAGATCAACTCGATTTTGATTTTGTGGATGAATTACTGAATCATTATCAGTTTCAGCAAACAGATTTTGTTTCTGAGCCGGGAGAATTTTCCGTTCGTGGCGGAATTGTCGATGTATTTTCTTACTCCAATGAAAAGCCTTATCGTATTACTTTCTTCGGAAATGAAGTCGAGAATATTAAAACTTTCGATATAGAAACCCAACTTTCTATTGATAAAGTAGAAGGTTTTCAGTTGGTTTCTAATATGAATTTTTCGGTTTCGGGAACAAGAGTTTCTTTTCTTGAAATTTTGCCTAAAGAAAGTTTTGTTATTTCTAAAAACGGAATTGTTGGTCTTCAAAAACTTAGGACGTTTTACGAAAAATCTTTAGTAAAGTATGAAGATTTAAATAAAGATATTGCACACCGTACTCCACAGGAGCTTTTTATCTCTGATGAAGAGTTTTTATTTGATTATAAAAAATTTAAAACCGTTGATTTTAGCAGTGTTGGAATTGAAAGCATAAAATCTCAAGAAATAAAGATTAATCAAACAGCCCAACCTTCGTTTCATAAAAATTTTCAGTTATTGATTGAAGATTTGCAGGAGAAAAAGGAAGAAGGTTTTGATATCTGGATCTCTTTTTCTACAGAAAAACAAAAAGAAAGATTGGTGTCTATTTTTGATGAACTTGGTCATCAGCTGGCTTTTAAAAGTTTTAAATCTGAACTTCATGAAGGTTTTGTAGATCCCGATCACAAAATTCTGGTCTACACAGATCATCAGATTTTTGACCGTTACCAAAGATATAAAGCGAAAAATACATTTGCTAAATCTGAGCAATTAACGCTGAAAGATTTAATGTCGCTGAAAGTTGGAGATTTTATTGCCCACATCGATCATGGGATCGGGAAATTCATGGGATTGGTAAAGGTCAATAATGATGGTAAAATTCAGGAGTGTTTTAAACTGACTTATAAAAATGGAGACTTATTATATGTAAGCATCCATTCACTTCACAAAATTTCGAAATACAACGGTCCGGATGGAAAAGAGATTGTTCTAAGCAAGCTTGGTTCTCCTGCCTGGAAATCATTAAAACAAAAAACAAAAGCGAGAGTTAAGCAAATTGCTTTCGATTTGATTAAATTATATGCGGAAAGAAAAACCGCAAAAGGATTCCAATATTCGCCAGATTCTTATCTTCAAAATGAGTTGGAGGCAAGTTTTGCTTATGAAGATACGCCGGATCAGGAAAAAGCGACTCTTGATGTTAAAAAAGATATGGAAGATGAAGGAGTGATGGATCGTTTGATTTGTGGTGATGTTGGTTTCGGTAAAACAGAAGTTGCCATTCGTGCCGCTTTTAAAGCTGCTACAGATGGTAAACAAGTTGCAATTTTAGTTCCGACTACTATTCTGGCTTTTCAACATTACAGAAGTTTCAAGGAAAGGTTGAAAGATTTTCCGGTGACTATTTCTTACTTAAACCGTTTCAGAACAGCGAAACAAAAATCTGAAACTTTACAGGGATTGGACGATGGGAAAGTTGATATCGTTATCGGGACGCACCAGTTGGCTGCTGATAAAGTGAAATTTAAAAATTTAGGTTTATTAATTATTGATGAAGAGCATAAATTTGGAGTTTCTGTAAAAGATAAACTGAAAACGATGAAAACCAATGTTGATACCTTAACATTGACTGCAACACCGATTCCGAGAACTTTACAATTTTCTCTGATGGCTGCACGAGATCTTTCGGTGATCAAAACACCACCGCCAAACAGACAACCGGTTGATACAAATATTATTGGGTTTAGTGAAGAAATTATTCGTGATGCGGTTTCTTATGAATTGCAACGTGACGGACAGGTTTATTTCATCAATAACAGAATCGAAAATCTGAAAGATATTGCAGGTTTGATCCAAAGATTGGTTCCTGATGCAAGAGTTATTACGGCACACGGACAAATGGAAGGGAAACAAATGGAACAGAACGTCCTGGATTTTATGGATGGAAAATATGATGTTTTGGTCGCAACCACGATTATTGAAAGTGGAGTAGATGTTCCGAATGCGAATACGATTTTCATTAATGATGCACAACGTTTTGGAATGGCAGATCTTCACCAAATGAGAGGAAGAGTGGGGCGAAGCAACAGAAAAGCATTTTGTTACCTGATTACACCGCCGTTTGATATGATGACTTCTGATGCAAGAAAAAGGTTGGAAGCGATTGAACAGTTTTCAGATTTGGGAAGCGGTTTCCAGATTGCGATGAAAGATTTGGAAATTCGTGGAGCGGGAGATTTATTGGGTGGTGAACAAAGCGGATTTATCAATGAAATGGGATTCGAAACCTATCAGAAAATGATGCAGGAAGCGCTTGAAGAATTGAAAGATGATGAAAATTTTGAAAATATTTTTGAAAATGAAGAAGATAGGAATAAACTTTTCAAATCGGTAAAAGAAGTAAATATTGATACTGATTTGGAACTGATGCTTCCGGATTTTTATGTTTCAAGTACCGAAGAAAGATTGCTGCTTTATCAGAAATTAGCAGAAATAGATAATGAAAAAGATCTTCAGAAATTTGAATCTGAATTGAAAGACCGTTTTGGAAATTTGCCAAGTGAAGCTGTTAACTTACTGAAAAGTGTTGCTCTGAAATGGTTGGCTGCCGAAATTGGTTTCGAAAAAATTGTAATGAAAAACGGAATTTTCTTAGGATATTTCCCGAGTAATCCGCAAGATAAGTTTTATCAGACCGATAAATTCAGACATATTATTTCTTATTTAACTCAAAACCCAGCTCAAGCTCAGTTGAAAGAGAAAGCAGGCAAAGACGGAAATAATCTGATGATGCGAAAAGATAAAGTGAAGAATGTAGATGAGGTGAATATTTTGCTGAAATCGATTTTAGGAATTTAA